The following coding sequences are from one Canis lupus dingo isolate Sandy chromosome 21, ASM325472v2, whole genome shotgun sequence window:
- the LOC112642486 gene encoding olfactory receptor 51E1 has product MVDPNGNESSATYFILIGLPGLEEAQFWLAFPLCSLYFIAVLGNLTIIYIVRTEHSLHEPMYVFLCMLSGLDILISTSSMPKMMAIFWFNSTTIQFDACLLQMFAIHSLSGMESTVLLAMAFDRYVAICHPLRHATVLTLPRVMKIGMAAVVRGTALMAPLPVFIKRLPFCHSNILSHSYCLHQDVMKLACADIRVNIIYGLIVIISAIGLDSLLISLSYLLILKTVLGLTREAQAKAFGTCVSHVCAVFIFYVPFIGLSMVHRFGKRHDSFLPIIMANTYLLVPPVLNPIVYGVKTKEIRQRILRLFHVTNHTSDL; this is encoded by the coding sequence ATGGTGGACCCCAATGGCAATGAATCCAGtgccacatattttattttaataggccTCCCAGGCTTGGAAGAAGCTCAGTTCTGGTTGGCCTTCCCCTTGTGCTCCCTCTACTTTATTGCTGTATTGGGTAACCTGACAATCATCTACATTGTGCGGACTGAGCACAGCCTACATGAACCCATGTATGTTTTTCTTTGCATGCTTTCTGGCCTTGACATCCTTATCTCCACCTCATCTATGCCCAAAATGATGGCCATCTTCTGGTTCAATTCCACTACCATCCAGTTTGATGCTTGTCTACTACAGATGTTTGCCATCCATTCTTTATCTGGCATGGAGTCCACAGTACTGCTGGCCATGGCCtttgaccgctatgtggccatttGCCACCCACTACGCCATGCCACTGTACTAACATTGCCTCGTGTTATGAAGATTGGCATGGCTGCTGTGGTACGGGGTACTGCACTTATGGCACCCCTGCCTGTTTTTATCAAACGACTGCCTTTCTGCCACTCCAACATTCTTTCCCATTCCTACTGCCTACACCAAGATGTCATGAAGCTGGCTTGTGCTGACATCCGTGTCAATATCATCTATGGCCTCATTGTCATCATCTCTGCCATTGGCCTGGACTCACTTCTCATCTCCTTGTCATATCTACTTATCCTCAAGACTGTGTTGGGCTTGACACGTGAAGCCCAGGCAAAGGCATTTGGCacttgtgtctctcatgtatgTGCTGTTTTCATATTCTATGTACCTTTCATTGGATTATCTATGGTGCACCGCTTTGGCAAGAGACATGACTCCTTCCTGCCCATCATTATGGCCAACACCTACCTACTTGTACCTCCTGTGCTCAACCCCATTGTTTATGGAGTCAAGACAAAGGAGATCCGGCAGCGTATCCTTCGTCTTTTCCATGTGACCAACCATACTTCAGATCTCTAG